DNA from Kwoniella newhampshirensis strain CBS 13917 chromosome 14, whole genome shotgun sequence:
ATAACGACAAATACGACAACTCGTTCAGACGTCCTTGGACCATACGGTGGATCAGGGCGCATAATACTGTATACTGCACACCCTCCAGCTCCTGGACggatcactcacaccaATTAGCTGACCAAGAATATTGTCGCTCAACTACCGATCTGCACACCCACCATGATGTTCACTTCTGCTCGACCTATGGGTCATTTCTCTTCGCCACAGGTCAAGATGGCAGGTTCGAGTCTGTCAAGTGTGCAGATGGATCTGGAAcgggtgaagaggatgccACTCATTGGCGCTGAGATGTATCTGGATGTCTTGAATAGGTGAGTAGGGGTTGACCAGTTCGAAGGTGTCGCGAAAGTCCTGCTTGGTTGAGCAGACGGGGATTCCGAGGCTAGTGTCAGGTTggggtggaggagacaAAGCTGACTTGCATCTTTTCGCCCATTCATTGGTCAATTGAATCTCTGCCTGTCTTGTGGATCAATGCTCCCTCAATATCAATTTCGTTTCTGTGCATTTGACACCGTGGCAGACTGCTCGAACCCCTCGCTGTCATCCACGGGCCTATGGGTTTACGCGTCTGGCTGCGGGAAGTTCAGTATTTCATGGGGACCCTGAAAACTAGGTCGTTTCAAGGTATGCCCTTGTGAGTATCGCATGGCAGTCCAGTGTCTACCTCTCTCACCCAGTAGTACACTGTAACTATGAACATTCACGTTCCTCCCGACCAGAATGCGGGGTTGCACTGACACCTTTTGGTTATTGTCGGACAGAACGCCTAGAGAACGACAAGTAACACTGTGGTATTCTGCACGATGGCGAGAACTTCGAGGCGGGCCTGTGAGTGTACAAAATATCTCTACTATGCCCTTGTGCATGATGCTCATCCTGCGTGGTGACCTCGTCAGAGCGATATGGGTAGACCCGAGGCGCAGATCGTGAgttcctttccctctgaTGCTAGGATTGAAAAATTGACGTTTCGCTCAACGCGACAGGTACTCATCTCACTAGCCGAGCTGTCGATGTTCTAAGCTGATTGTAAACCCATCAACCGTGGTTCGAGCTTtcgcttctccttcttcgatgaCTCCACAGTCATTTCGCGACTCACTTTGTGGCACAAACCTTTCGCAATGCCCTTTTTTGTTGTAACTCAACGTTATACTAGTAGCATTCACGCAAGCCAATCCAATGGTGTTCCCGGCTACAACAAACAGCTCTCTCTTCATACACAGCCATGTCACAACCCGAGATCCATATTCATCGCATAGCATAGCATAGCATAGCATAGCATAGCATAGCACACTTGTTATCTCGTAGCATGTACGCAGTTgtatctccttctcgaacGGGGCTGTCTTCTCGGAGAAAATGACGAAAAATCCCTTCGCGTGGAATATTCTGCCACACTCACGCTTGCTCGCTCACTcagtcttcctccactcgcTCTTGTCTCCCTCGCAACACTTTCAATTCATCTCGAAATATACATACATAACTCACCTGGCCATACCCCCACATCCTAACGAGCTGATCATCTTACCACCAAGATGcatctcctcaatctcacCCTCCAACCTCCCTCAAACATCACGTCCGCCGTGGTCGGGTCTTTCTCGGGCACGAAGGGACAGGAGATATTGGTCGTCAAAGGGGGCACGAAGCTGGAGATTCTCAAGTTGAACACTGGTACTGGACAACGTGAGTCAGGAGGGACATGCCGATGTGCTCAGGTCATAGCAGTGGGGAACTGACATGCGGATATCATCGACAGTGGACACAATATGTTCAACAGAGGTGCGTCCGGAAGGTTTCGCAAGGATATATTTGCGAGGACGCATCACTGATTATACTGTCTGAACAGGCATTCGGCACGGTCAGGAATGTAGCTGGATTCAGATTAGCGGGAATGACAAAAGGTAGATAACTCGACCCTGAGCACCATGTCCACGACAGCTGATAATGCGATGGCCTAGATTACATCCTCGCTTCCTCTGATTCTGGTCGATTGTCGATAATTGAATTCGTCGTAACCCCTACACCACACTTTGAGAGCCTGTATCAAGAGGTCTATGGAAAGTCTGGAAGTCGGTGGGTCCACTGTGCAGGAGAGAGCCTATGCACTGTGCTTACATATCTCGTTATTCCAGACGAGTTGTACCTGGACAATTCTTGGCGGTTGATCCTAAAGGCAGAAGTGCTTTGGTTGGAGCGTGAGTTGGCCCGTCAATCACCTCACTATCCAGTGCTGACTCATGCTTACCCTCCCTGTAGTCTCGAGAAGTGCGTTCTTATACCGTTATCAATGACATGGAAGCTTGTGCTGATGCGGAGAAACCAGGACTAAGCTGGTCTACGTTCTCAACCGGAATCAAGAAGGCAAACTattcccttcttcccctctaGAAGCGCACAAAAACCATACCCTCGTGACTCATATTGTCGGAGTAGACCAGGTGAGCAGCTCGTCACAGACGCATTGGCAGTATGTCGTGGACTAAAAGGACCTGCAGGGTTACGACAATCCCCTCTACGCTGCACTCGAAATGGATTATTCAGATTCTGACGAGGATCCAACCGGAGAGGCATTTGAGAACGCACAGAAAGTGAGCGTAACCCAGATCACAGCCCACCTTTTGCTGACGACGTTGCAGTACTTGACCTTTTATGAACTTGATCTGGGATTGAATCACGTCGTGCGAAAATGGAGTGAGCCAACAGACAGGAGAGCAAACATGCTGgtacaaggtgagtttagGCCACAAGGGTGAGACTGCTTGCTAAGCCGATATCTATAGTCCCCGGTGGTCAGAACGCGAACTCGGACAAATTCGATGGACCTTCCGGAGTCTTGGTGTGCTGTGAGGATCATATTATCTGGAAGCACATGGATGTCGAAGCGCATAGGATACCCATCCCCAGACGGCGAAACCCATTAGTACAAAGAGGGGATAGCAGTCGAGGTCTGATCATTGTCGCGGCGGTTATGCACAAAATCAGGGTGGGTGGGGAACCATGTATGCTGTGGTATCATACTAAATCTTGGATTTAACAGGgcgctttcttcttcctgcttCAGTCCGAAGATGGAGACTTATACAAGGTGTGGATTGAGcacgagggagaggatgtcAAGTCTCTCAAGATCAAATACTTTGACACGGTACCGGTGGCGAACAGTCTGTGTATCTTGAAGAGCGGTTATCTTTTCGTCGCGAGCGAGTTTAGTGATCAGTGAGTGAACTCGGCGATCGCTAACCGCTATGGAAACTGATGTGGCTCGGCAGAAATTTGTACCAATTCCAAAACCTAGCAGATGACGACGGAGAGCAAGAATGGTCGTCTACCGACTACCCGGACAACGGTAACATCGATGGACCTTTGCCCtacgccttcttctctccccgCCCTCTGCAaaatctcctcctcgttgataccctttcttctctcgatccTATCACCGATGCATCGGTTGTCAACCTCCTTGGTCCAGCCTCAGACGCCCCTCAAATATACGCTGCATGTGGACGAGGACCTCGCAGTACATTCAGGACTCTGAAGCATGGTTTGGACGTTTCGGTGTTGGTCAGCTCTCCGTTACCGGGTGTACCCACCAATGTTTGGACCTTGAAATTAacggaagaaggtgagcgacGGACTTATGCCTCTTATGCATGACCCAAAGCTGACAGCGATGTAGACGAGTTTGACTCATACATTGTACTATCTTTCCCTAATGGTACCCTTGTCCTCTCTATTGGCGCTACCATCGAGGAGGTCAATGACACCGGtttcctctcctccggACCCACTCTCGCCGTCCAACAGCTTGGCGACGCTGGTCTTCTTCAGGTTCATCCTTATGGTCTTCGACATATCCGAGCTGCGGATCGAGTAGATGAATGGCCGGCCCCTCCAGGACAGACCATTGTCGCTGCTACCACCAACAAGCGACAAGTCGTTATTGCGCTTAGTACAGCGGAACTGGTTTACTTTGAGTTGGATCCAGAGGGATCACTGAGCGAATATCAGGATAAGAAGGCTCTACCGGGTAACGCCACTTGTTTGAGTATTGCCGAGGTACCTGAAGGTCGAAGACGGACGCCTTACCTGGTGAGTGTTTTGCAGTCATCAGAACTTCGTTGGCTAATGATCACGCAAGGCTGTCGGATGTGATAATCAAACGGTATCCGTTATCTCCCTGGAGCCCGAGAGTACCCTTGTGACTCAAAGTCTGCAGGTGAGCAGTCGTCCTCACACCTCTGTCGAACCTCCTCCTGACCCCTACTAGGCTTTGACTGCTCCCCCTGTCTCCATTTGTCTTGctgagatcttcgacgtcAACATTGACAAGAACCGGCCGACAATGTTCCTCAATATCGGTTTGATGAACGGTGTCCTACTACGTACCGTTGTTGACCCTGTAGACGGTTCACTGTCCGACACTCGATTACGGTTCTTGGGTGCCAAACCTCCAAAGCTCGTCCGAGCGACCGTGCATGGCCAGCCGTCTGTCTTGGCGTTCTCTAGCAGGACCTGGCTCTTATACACTTATCAGGACATGCTGCAGACTCAGCCCTTGATCTACGACACCCTCGAGTATGCTTGGACATTGACGGCTAGTATGTGTCCAGATGGTTTGATCGGTATCTCTGGCAACACTCTGAGGTAAGCGGCAAACTTGTTTGTCACCCAACACAATGGCTCACGATGCAGTGAAGAATATTCACCATTCCCAAGCTTGGAGAAAAGCTTAAGCAGgatctcatccctctctcatACACGCCCCGTAAATTCGTCGGCCATCCATACAACACGGTCTTCTACATGATCGAGTCCGATCACAGGACATATGCACCTGCCGCGGTTCAACGGATAGtgacggagaaggtgggTATATCCGGCTTTTCATCTTTGCGTATGACTAACGAAACGAGTAGGAGGCAAGTGGAAGCAGACTTGACAAGACGATACTCGAGCTCCCTCCCAACGAATTTGGTCGACCCCGAGCAGGAGCAGGCCACTGGGCTTCACTCATCCGTGTGATTGACCCAGTTGCTGTAAGTTTGGGTTGCGTCCACACTCAGACCGTTCACTGATTTCCGTCACAAATATCAGAACGAGTCTTTAATGACTTTAGAActtgatgaagacgaggcgGCGTTTTCCCTGGCAATCTGCTACTTTGAGCGGGGCGGAGGCGAGcctttcctcgtcgtcggtaCTGGAGTGAAGACCACTCTTCAACCGAAGGGATGTCAAGAGGGCTGGCTGAGAGTTTATGCGATCAAGGAGCAAGGAAAGGTCTTGGAGTTCATgcacaaggtgagtggatgcCTACCATCGAGCAGGAAGGCAAACTCATACAATGACCACAAATAGACCAAGACCGACGAGGTACCGCTGTGTCTCGCTGCGTTCCAGGGGTTCTTACTAGCGGGTGTCGGGAAGGCCTTACGATTGTACGAGATGGGCAAGAAGGCTTTATTGAGAAAGTGTGAGAACAATGTGAGTCAGCTGCTGAAGGACATGAcagagcttgagctgagAGCTCGTCATGCAGGGTTTTCCAACGGCGGTCGTCACCATCACTGTGCAAGGAGCGCGAATCATTGTTGGCGATATGCAAGAATCCACTTTCTACTGTGTCTACCGATCCATCCCGTCTCGACAACTACTCATCTTTGCCGATGATTCTCAACCTCGATGGGTTACTTGCGTCACCAACGTTGACTACGAAACCACTGCTTGCGGTGACAAGTTCGGCAACATCTTCCTGAATAGATTGGACGGCAGAATATCAGAAACAGTGGATGACGATCCTACTGGAGCGACAATTTTACACGAGAAGAGTTTCTTGATGGGCGCGGCTCACAAAACAGATCTGATTGCGCATTACAATGTGGGAAGTATCGTCACTTCGTGAGTCTGGCTTGGGGAGGTCTTCCTGGCGGGCGAGGCTGACACAGAGCGATAGAATCACGAAGGTGTCATTGGTGgcaggtggaagagatgtcCTCGTATACACTACGATCTCAGGAGCGGTCGGTGCTCTCATACCGTTCGTGTCAATGGATGACGTTGAGTTCATGACGACGTTAGAAATGGTAAGTCGTACCAATCTGTATAGTCTGGAGTAGCTCGCTGATGTACCCCACTTCCAGCATATGAGATCGCAAGACGTTTCACTCGTCGGCCGAGATCATCTGGCTTACAGAGGATATTACGTTCCCGTCAAAGATGTTGTGGATGGAGATCTGTGCGAGAGCTTTGGACTGTTACCGTATTCGAAACAACAAGCGATCGCAGCGGATTTAGATAGGAATGTGGGAGAGGTACTGAAGAAGTTGGAACAGATGAGAACGAGCAGCGCGTTCTAAATGTAGAAAAGTGTAATGGTCAGGTATTCTCATGGCAACTCCAAAAATGCATAGTCATACATGCAGTGCAAATTCAACAGTCCGTCACTCAGCCACGGACACGCGCTCTACCTGTGATTGCTGTTATTATAGATGTACAACATCCCTTGCGGCTTTAGAATTGGATATCATATGCGGGGTACACACGATCGAACGCCCATGGCGTTACGCACTTCTATCAGGTAATTGCTTCTCATACAACTTGAGCAATCTAAGGAGAAATGACGAGAATCAGCGTTTGGCAACTGTTCAACATGTCGAAATTGGATCAAAGACTTACAGAtccattccttcctccaatGGAGCGGTCACGAATCGATGTACGATGACTGGTAATTTCTCATTCGCCGCATTGATCCTCGGGATCACTTTCGCAGCTTCTCTAGTTCCTTCTCCTAACAATCTCAATCGAGGAACGGGTAAAGGTCTTTGATTCGCTGATCTCTGTCTAAACCCGAGTTTGTTTGACGTGGAATCTGAGCCTGAACCGGAAGGTGTCTCCGAGGTATTCGATtcgtctctctccatctcgctTGATCCACCCCGctcttgtcgatgatcaTCACGGCCACTGACACCgccgcctcctcttcgcttcgCTTTCGTTACCTGCTCTCGGTCCAGTCCCTGGATCAAAGCATTGAACGTCTTGAAAGCTTGTTCGAAGAAATACGGTACGATGGCAATATCGCCATCGCCTTCTCCCCATATCAGATCAAAATCGTACACCAATACTGGCGGCTTAGCTTCCTCGAGCGAATCCATCGTCATGGTCTATCAGCCACGAGCGTCAGCCTCAGAATGCCATTACTGTATCAGGCTCGCGATCAGAGGATTACCCACCAAAAGAGGTAACGACGCAATCTCCCTCCTGCCATGTCTCGAAGCCGactcgatcatctccttcagaTTCGACTTTCTCGCCGCGTCTCTCGCTGCTCTAGGTCCGTCACTTGTATCCCACCTCGCGTATGTGACCAACAAATTCAGATCTCTCTTTCGCAGATTGCCTTTCGACGATTGCCTCTTCAGGTCTGCCTCCACTTTGCCGATTGTGAAACGATAGAAATCACCGCGATATTCGTCGGTGACCGGCGCGTTGAAAACTCCAATATCAATTCCACCCAGATCGAAGCGCATCGTTTGAGCAGTTTTTACATTGGTCGTCGAAGCTAGCGATTGTCCGGCCTTCCGAGCAGTTTGAAGAATCACAGCTGTcatgggagaaggatcggTGGACTTCCTCAGCTGATTATACTGATAGATTCTGGATCGTTGCGAGGCCATACGTTCTTGCGATTCGATCGTGTTTGAGACAGAGTAGAACTTATTGAGCAAGGTAGGAATCGCAAGAACTCGGACTATAGACCGGAAAACGCCTGCTTTGACCGCGAAGGAAAGGAACACTTGAGACAATGGGTCGTGCGTGAAAGATCTCCAGTCATCTGCCAGCGTTACAATGGCCGGTTCGAGGCTGCACCTCAGGTTAGCGCCGTGGCACGAAACACCGATACAGCACTCACTGGAAGCGGAACACTTTGAGTTCCTGCAAGGACAGACTGCCAACCAGGTCACCCGCATCAATCGACATGCTGAGCACTGTCGGGTCGCTGTTTGCACTAGCCCTCGACGACTGTCTCGTTGTGCGGAAAATCAGACTTTcactcctcatctctcccGATATGTCGCCCCTCGCTGTGATCTGCGTCACTCCGATATCCAGGTTGACTTCTGCCTTTTCTCCGTTGGACAAGGTTCGCAATACGATTGGTGTCATCTCGAGTCGTGCATTGGTCACTCCGATATTGGTGTCAAAGTCAACGGATCGGAAGCGGACCAGTGCAGCAATCGCAAGTTTGGGCAGATGAACTGCTGAGGTATGTGCGGGTGAGGTCGCGGCCTCAACGATGGTGGACTTGGGTGGAAGATCGAGCTTGGGAGCACTTTCAATCCATACAGCCGCGAAAGTCAACCACGCGCTGAACTGTTCGAGCCTGAACTGAGCCGACAGTTGCGTATCGAGGACGATAGACAGTCCTTTATGGCCTGTCTTACTTGCTGGACAGTAGGCAACGGAGAACGCCATGTCCTTCGCCCCGGCTTCAATGCAGCTTCGACCCTCTTCTGCAAATTCATGCCGAAGATAGGCAGTGACTCCAGAGACTGTTCCCGCTACTGTGGCATGATTCTCCCCACCACCTATGAGCGCACTCGCCATGAATCCACCACTCTCCCACTTGAGATCGACATAAGCGTTTGAATCATGACCACACGACAATCGCAGCTTTGACCTGTCGATCCGTAGAGTGACGCGCACACGTATTTTTACGGTGTGCGGGCGATTTGGGTGCGAGACCGGCTCACGGTGTACATCTGATGATGGGTCTAGCTTCGGAGTCGTTGGGACAGCCACTCGGGACCTGGAACGCTTCGCTCGCCTTTCGATTCGATTCAACATTTGTACGAAGAATGGCAGGATCGATGGTCGCATAAGGTTCCGACTTTCATGAACGGCCTATGTATCAGCGGAGCCCCAGATAGGTGACACTCACGAAGTTCAGAAGCAGTAGTCCGTCTGTAGCTTCTTCCAACTGGATTGGAACCCTCTTTGGGCCGACATAGTCCAGCCACACGGATACGGTTGGGAGAACTACCGTGTCATGCCAGCTTCGACCCTTCTTTGCTTCGGCGGTCAttgtcttcctctcgctATCAGACAGTTCTCTGTGCAGCTCAACGATACCGCTGTTGAATGTGAAAGACATCTTGACTAGGATCCTTTGCGAGCGCGGCTCCAATACGGGAGTAGCTGGACCGTCATACTTTGCGGATACAGACTCTTGCGCATGTTTGACCATCTCAGCACGATATTGCTCTTCGATATTAGATATTCTCTCCTTGCCGCGCTGGAAAAGATCCATGAGTTTGAAGATGGCGTCGGCGACATCGGGCGCAAGAGTGAGCTTGAAGTCCGTCGCTGACCAGTGCGCGGACAACTGCCAGGTGTCGTGAGTCGAGGACATCTgcatctcgctctcaaTCGATGGCAGGGTCATAGCATTGCTTGCACCGTAAAAATCACCCGTGAAATGCTCCGGAGAGCTTTGATCGAATCTAAGGCATACGTCAGCAAGTATGCTAGGATCATATAATGCTCAACTCGCTCTTGGATGAATTGCAACGCCATGTTGTGAACCTTGAACCTGGCTGTTTCATTCCGTCGATTCTGGTAGCTGATCACACGAATAGAATACAGCACCGCGGGAACATGAGTCGTTTCCATCTCGCCCAAAGCTGCACCTTCCACCAATGGTATTGCCACTCCTATCCCGGAAACCTCCACCGAGAACAAACGATTGGCGAACCACGATACCTCAGAGTGCTCTACTCTCTCGGCATTTTCGAAACTTTTGAGCATCTTTGTCGTGTTGTGTTTCACTTCGGCGACTTCTGCAGCACGGTGCTCTCGCAGAACTCGGAGGTCTGACGACCAGCTTCTGATAAGATCTGATAACTCACTGAGCGCTTCGACATGCATGACGGTATGCACTCGACTAAGATTGACGAGCAACTGTGAGGTCGAGTGCTCAGTCGCAGGAATCTCTTGTGCCTCTGCATCTAACACCATATAGGCAGTACGTTGTTTTCGCAATGGTTCCGCGTCGGTGGATATTGTCTGACTACCAAGATGTCCAAGGGAGACGCCGAAATGATCGACCTTGGCTCGCCAGTGCAAAGCGTCTGCCTTGTTGTAACGATTTGTAGCTCGTCCTTTGATGACAAGAGCCTCGAAAAGGAGAGTGGTGGCTACGTCGTCTGCTCGTAGTCCGAATCTTACCCCAGCTGCACCGATATGAACATCGAAGAGGACTGATGGCGTATCTCTCGTGGCCGTGGGTACGGTTGGCTGATCCTTTTCGCGATGCTTCGATATCGCCTCGTTGACATCCCCGCGCCAGtcctcgatcacctcgCTTATATCTGCATCCAGGCGTTGATGCAAAGAAAGCAGTCGGTCCAGTATGGCTGGTTTCAGTACACCTGTGAAAAATCCGAGGTCGATATTCGCCAATACATGCGTACGGCCTTGAATCGATCTTGTGTTCCCTACAACGGTTACGGAAGGCAGGCGGAGGGCGGAAGAGTCGC
Protein-coding regions in this window:
- a CDS encoding pre-mRNA-splicing factor RSE1, coding for MHLLNLTLQPPSNITSAVVGSFSGTKGQEILVVKGGTKLEILKLNTGTGQLDTICSTEAFGTVRNVAGFRLAGMTKDYILASSDSGRLSIIEFVVTPTPHFESLYQEVYGKSGSRRVVPGQFLAVDPKGRSALVGATKLVYVLNRNQEGKLFPSSPLEAHKNHTLVTHIVGVDQGYDNPLYAALEMDYSDSDEDPTGEAFENAQKYLTFYELDLGLNHVVRKWSEPTDRRANMLVQVPGGQNANSDKFDGPSGVLVCCEDHIIWKHMDVEAHRIPIPRRRNPLVQRGDSSRGLIIVAAVMHKIRGAFFFLLQSEDGDLYKVWIEHEGEDVKSLKIKYFDTVPVANSLCILKSGYLFVASEFSDQNLYQFQNLADDDGEQEWSSTDYPDNGNIDGPLPYAFFSPRPLQNLLLVDTLSSLDPITDASVVNLLGPASDAPQIYAACGRGPRSTFRTLKHGLDVSVLVSSPLPGVPTNVWTLKLTEEDEFDSYIVLSFPNGTLVLSIGATIEEVNDTGFLSSGPTLAVQQLGDAGLLQVHPYGLRHIRAADRVDEWPAPPGQTIVAATTNKRQVVIALSTAELVYFELDPEGSLSEYQDKKALPGNATCLSIAEVPEGRRRTPYLAVGCDNQTVSVISLEPESTLVTQSLQALTAPPVSICLAEIFDVNIDKNRPTMFLNIGLMNGVLLRTVVDPVDGSLSDTRLRFLGAKPPKLVRATVHGQPSVLAFSSRTWLLYTYQDMLQTQPLIYDTLEYAWTLTASMCPDGLIGISGNTLRIFTIPKLGEKLKQDLIPLSYTPRKFVGHPYNTVFYMIESDHRTYAPAAVQRIVTEKEASGSRLDKTILELPPNEFGRPRAGAGHWASLIRVIDPVANESLMTLELDEDEAAFSLAICYFERGGGEPFLVVGTGVKTTLQPKGCQEGWLRVYAIKEQGKVLEFMHKTKTDEVPLCLAAFQGFLLAGVGKALRLYEMGKKALLRKCENNGFPTAVVTITVQGARIIVGDMQESTFYCVYRSIPSRQLLIFADDSQPRWVTCVTNVDYETTACGDKFGNIFLNRLDGRISETVDDDPTGATILHEKSFLMGAAHKTDLIAHYNVGSIVTSITKVSLVAGGRDVLVYTTISGAVGALIPFVSMDDVEFMTTLEMHMRSQDVSLVGRDHLAYRGYYVPVKDVVDGDLCESFGLLPYSKQQAIAADLDRNVGEVLKKLEQMRTSSAF